The Salmo salar chromosome ssa06, Ssal_v3.1, whole genome shotgun sequence genome window below encodes:
- the LOC106595301 gene encoding protein kinase C and casein kinase substrate in neurons protein 3 isoform X1, giving the protein MSTLPPEVASEDATKQSFWMPGNYQRTVKRTEDAFQACNDIVLCFQERARVERQYAQQLSEWSNKWKPLVDSSPLYGSLLTAWQCFLSSADRLAALHSSVCRSLVSEDGDRVRTWQKESFHKKLFGGFKESQDFGTGFARAQKPWAKRLKKLDKARSAFHKVQRKEQTARDREVHAKGNPDVAIEKQRKIQEEREMAQQETEKVRARYEKVLEEVTRYAPRYMEEMECIFDQSQEEERKRISFLKQAFLSVHRHLDVTNNESVKAVYNELHNTLMAINEQDDLRWWKNTHGPGMPTDWPQFQEWTPEKKSKKGKKEKEVASQQGTIERSVMIGGVKVRALYDYDGQETDELSFKAGEEFLKTEDEDDQGWCRGMKDGGREGLYPANYVETV; this is encoded by the exons ATGTCGACTCTCCCTCCTGAGGTTGCCTCTGAAGATGCCACCAAACAGAGCTTCTggatg ccTGGGAACTACCAGCGCACGGTGAAGCGCACGGAGGATGCCTTCCAGGCGTGTAATGACATCGTGCTGTGCTTCCAGGAGAGAGCCCGTGTGGAAAGGCAGTACGCTCAGCAGCTCAGCGAGTGGAGCAACAAGTGGAAGCCCCTGGTGGACTCCA GCCCGCTATATGGATCCCTCCTGACGGCGTGGCAGTGTTTCCTCTCCTCCGCCGACCGTCTCGCCGCCCTGCACTCGTCCGTGTGTCGCTCCCTGGTTTCGGAGGACGGGGACCGGGTCAGGACCTGGCAGAAAGAGAGCTTCCATAAGAAGCTCTTTGGAGGCTTCAAGGAGTCCCAGGACTTTGGGACTGGCTTCGCACGTGCTCAGAAGCCCTGGGCCAAACGGCTGAAGAAG CTGGACAAAGCCAGGAGTGCATTCCATAAAGTGCAGCGTAAGGAGCAGACTGCCAGGGACCGGGAGGTCCACGCCAAGGGCAACCCTGACGTGGCCATcgagaaacagaggaagattcaggaggaaagagagatggcTCAGCAGGAGACGGAGAAA GTGCGAGCCCGCTATGAGAAGGTTCTGGAGGAGGTGACCCGCTATGCCCCTCGCTACATGGAGGAGATGGAGTGTATTTTTGACCAatcacaggaggaggagaggaagaggatcaGCTTCCTCAAACAGGCCTTCCTGTCCGTCCACAGACACCTGGACGTCACCAACAACGAGAG tgTGAAGGCTGTGTATAATGAGCTCCACAACACTCTGATGGCCATCAATGAGCAGGACGACCTGCGCTGGTGGAAGAACACCCACGGACCGGGCATGCCCACCGACTGGCCTCAGTTCCag GAGTGGACGCCagaaaagaaaagcaaaaaagggaagaaagagaaagaggtagCGTCACAGCAAGGCACCATAGAGAGGAG tgtaatGATCGGAggagttaaggtcagggctctctATGACTATGATGGACAGGAGACAGATGAGCTCTCCTTTAAAGCAG GTGAGGAGTTTCTGAAGACTGAGGATGAGGATGACCAGGGCTGGTGTAGAGGgatgaaggatggagggagagagggactctACCCAGCCAACTATGTAGAGACGGTGTAG
- the LOC106595301 gene encoding protein kinase C and casein kinase substrate in neurons protein 3 isoform X2 — protein sequence MSTLPPEVASEDATKQSFWMPGNYQRTVKRTEDAFQACNDIVLCFQERARVERQYAQQLSEWSNKWKPLVDSSPLYGSLLTAWQCFLSSADRLAALHSSVCRSLVSEDGDRVRTWQKESFHKKLFGGFKESQDFGTGFARAQKPWAKRLKKLDKARSAFHKVQRKEQTARDREVHAKGNPDVAIEKQRKIQEEREMAQQETEKVRARYEKVLEEVTRYAPRYMEEMECIFDQSQEEERKRISFLKQAFLSVHRHLDVTNNESVKAVYNELHNTLMAINEQDDLRWWKNTHGPGMPTDWPQFQEWTPEKKSKKGKKEKEVASQQGTIERR from the exons ATGTCGACTCTCCCTCCTGAGGTTGCCTCTGAAGATGCCACCAAACAGAGCTTCTggatg ccTGGGAACTACCAGCGCACGGTGAAGCGCACGGAGGATGCCTTCCAGGCGTGTAATGACATCGTGCTGTGCTTCCAGGAGAGAGCCCGTGTGGAAAGGCAGTACGCTCAGCAGCTCAGCGAGTGGAGCAACAAGTGGAAGCCCCTGGTGGACTCCA GCCCGCTATATGGATCCCTCCTGACGGCGTGGCAGTGTTTCCTCTCCTCCGCCGACCGTCTCGCCGCCCTGCACTCGTCCGTGTGTCGCTCCCTGGTTTCGGAGGACGGGGACCGGGTCAGGACCTGGCAGAAAGAGAGCTTCCATAAGAAGCTCTTTGGAGGCTTCAAGGAGTCCCAGGACTTTGGGACTGGCTTCGCACGTGCTCAGAAGCCCTGGGCCAAACGGCTGAAGAAG CTGGACAAAGCCAGGAGTGCATTCCATAAAGTGCAGCGTAAGGAGCAGACTGCCAGGGACCGGGAGGTCCACGCCAAGGGCAACCCTGACGTGGCCATcgagaaacagaggaagattcaggaggaaagagagatggcTCAGCAGGAGACGGAGAAA GTGCGAGCCCGCTATGAGAAGGTTCTGGAGGAGGTGACCCGCTATGCCCCTCGCTACATGGAGGAGATGGAGTGTATTTTTGACCAatcacaggaggaggagaggaagaggatcaGCTTCCTCAAACAGGCCTTCCTGTCCGTCCACAGACACCTGGACGTCACCAACAACGAGAG tgTGAAGGCTGTGTATAATGAGCTCCACAACACTCTGATGGCCATCAATGAGCAGGACGACCTGCGCTGGTGGAAGAACACCCACGGACCGGGCATGCCCACCGACTGGCCTCAGTTCCag GAGTGGACGCCagaaaagaaaagcaaaaaagggaagaaagagaaagaggtagCGTCACAGCAAGGCACCATAGAGAGGAG GTGA